In Anaerolineales bacterium, one DNA window encodes the following:
- a CDS encoding DNA-directed RNA polymerase subunit beta, translating into MASSSPQKSYARIPVKLDLPNLIEVQLDSFERLKKEGLGDLFHEISPIESYNKGMKLFFPSRGPESQQWGLKYWFGDPKHNIEECVERDLTYASPLYVSVLLAGPDVPEPIKQDIFLGDFPEMTDKGTFIVNGTERVVVSQLIRSPGVYFEAPADRATGRPLAMAKLIPDRGAWMEFETRKSDYIILKFNRKRTVPITVFLRALAAVSDGIKDSPIKHGTDEEILSILKDVDNNPDRMFIASTIKQEPDWDLTNHTIAEAALIEFFKKMRPGDPATLDNARQFLEEQLFDQRHYDLERVGRYKLNQKLDLNIPIPHRNITKNDIIRLIRRMIQINNGAERPDDIDHLGNRRVKTVGELIQNKLRIGLRRMERVIKERMSIRDQEQLSPVTLVNIRPVVAALREFFGSSQLSQFMDQTNPLAELRHKRTLSALGPGGLRRERAGFDVRDVHHSHYGRICPIETPEGPNIGLIGRLASFARVNEYGFIETPYRKVYKSLPSDDERLEGLTLREDVYDPKSEELLFKSGTMIDSKMLKKLSKFDTEIGIVPFVSEEVVYLSADAEDKYTIAQANAYLTANKEFSRERISCRYHSGFMFSTAESIDYMDVAPHQVVGISAALIPFLEHDDANRALMGSNMMAQAVPLVRPEIPLVSTGMEGHAALDSGQVVVAEVDGEVVSVTGSSITVKEKRSGNRVYQLRKYQRSNQSTCIDQRPSVVKGQVIKAGDIIADSSSTENGQLALGQNVVVAFLSWEGGNFEDAILLSERLVQEDRFTSVHIEKHEVEARDTKLGPEEITRDIPNVGDDAIKDLDENGIIRIGAEVGPNDILVGKITPKGEKELTPEERLLRAIFGEKSRDVKDTSLRMPHGERGKVVDVKVFTREDNSDLSAGVDMMVRVSVAQRRKITAGDKMAGRHGNKGVVSKVVPIEDMPFLEDGTPVDLILNPLGVPGRMNIGQVLEVHLGWAAKRMGFRAITPVFDGATEEQIEAELARAWIMDQAWKEAAERAWEWIKEQEYDAEAIEDDDEVRRLYLEHWLDKRRYDVYSLNDPEYAHRATAREWLREKGHSDPDEILLEGQDMANHDPEKDIMTIHACLRLWMEVNGHTRRVAEDKVYDTAQELAKEKGIPLPTLGKQLLRDGKTGIPYDQPVTVGVMTILKLHHLVEDKVHARSTGPYSLVTQQPLGGKAQFGGQRFGEMEVWALEAYGAAHTLQEMLTVKSDDVQGRVNTYEAIVKGEPIEEPSIPASFRVLVKELQSLGLAVEAINEGGDVVKFGKDEEKTHPPKHDTGLLSLGESSGRKK; encoded by the coding sequence ATGGCATCTTCTTCGCCCCAAAAAAGTTACGCGCGTATCCCGGTAAAACTCGATCTGCCCAATTTGATAGAAGTACAACTTGATTCATTTGAACGGCTCAAGAAGGAAGGCTTGGGGGACCTCTTCCACGAGATTTCACCCATTGAGTCGTATAACAAGGGGATGAAGTTATTTTTCCCGAGCCGTGGACCCGAGTCCCAGCAATGGGGGCTTAAGTATTGGTTTGGAGACCCCAAACACAACATTGAAGAATGTGTTGAGCGTGATCTTACCTATGCCAGCCCATTATATGTTTCAGTTCTCCTGGCAGGGCCGGATGTCCCGGAGCCGATCAAACAGGATATCTTCCTCGGTGATTTTCCGGAGATGACCGATAAGGGCACGTTCATCGTTAATGGCACCGAACGTGTAGTGGTGTCCCAATTAATCCGCTCCCCCGGCGTTTATTTTGAAGCTCCGGCAGACCGCGCTACAGGCCGCCCGCTCGCGATGGCAAAATTGATACCGGATCGCGGCGCGTGGATGGAATTCGAAACGCGTAAATCCGATTACATCATTTTAAAGTTCAACCGCAAACGCACGGTTCCCATTACGGTTTTCCTGCGGGCGCTTGCCGCCGTGAGCGACGGGATTAAGGATTCGCCCATCAAGCACGGCACGGATGAAGAGATTCTGTCCATTTTGAAGGACGTGGACAACAATCCCGACCGAATGTTCATCGCATCCACGATTAAACAGGAACCCGATTGGGATTTAACCAATCACACGATTGCCGAAGCCGCCTTGATCGAGTTCTTTAAAAAGATGCGACCCGGCGATCCCGCCACGCTTGATAATGCCCGCCAGTTCCTTGAGGAGCAGTTGTTCGATCAGAGGCATTACGATCTGGAGCGCGTTGGACGCTATAAGTTAAATCAAAAACTTGACCTGAATATTCCCATTCCTCATCGCAATATCACCAAGAATGACATCATCCGGTTGATCCGCCGCATGATTCAGATCAATAACGGCGCTGAACGCCCGGACGATATTGACCACCTCGGCAACCGCCGCGTCAAGACGGTGGGTGAGTTGATCCAGAACAAACTGCGCATCGGCCTCCGACGCATGGAACGCGTTATTAAGGAACGCATGTCCATCCGAGACCAGGAACAGCTCTCGCCTGTGACGCTGGTGAATATCCGCCCCGTGGTGGCTGCCTTGCGGGAGTTCTTTGGTTCATCCCAGCTCTCGCAATTCATGGACCAGACCAACCCTCTGGCTGAATTGCGCCACAAACGGACACTTTCCGCGTTGGGACCCGGCGGCCTGCGCCGTGAGCGCGCTGGCTTTGATGTGCGTGACGTTCACCATTCCCATTATGGACGCATCTGCCCGATTGAAACTCCTGAAGGGCCAAATATCGGTCTGATTGGGCGCCTGGCTTCCTTCGCGCGTGTCAATGAATACGGCTTTATCGAAACGCCCTATCGCAAGGTCTATAAGTCGCTACCTTCCGATGACGAACGCCTGGAAGGACTCACCCTGCGTGAAGATGTGTACGACCCCAAATCCGAGGAGCTTCTCTTCAAATCCGGAACCATGATCGACTCCAAGATGTTGAAGAAGCTCTCGAAATTTGACACAGAGATAGGCATCGTTCCCTTTGTCTCAGAGGAGGTCGTCTATCTTTCTGCGGATGCGGAAGACAAGTACACCATCGCCCAGGCGAATGCCTATTTGACGGCGAATAAGGAATTTTCCCGCGAACGCATTTCCTGCCGCTACCATTCGGGTTTCATGTTCTCCACTGCTGAATCCATTGATTACATGGACGTGGCTCCTCATCAGGTGGTCGGTATCAGCGCCGCGCTGATACCCTTCCTCGAACACGATGATGCCAACCGCGCGCTCATGGGTTCGAACATGATGGCGCAGGCTGTTCCTTTGGTGCGTCCTGAAATCCCGCTTGTATCAACCGGGATGGAGGGTCACGCCGCACTTGACTCGGGCCAGGTTGTGGTCGCCGAGGTGGACGGTGAGGTTGTCTCGGTAACCGGATCAAGCATCACGGTCAAAGAGAAACGCAGCGGAAACCGCGTCTATCAACTTCGTAAATACCAACGGTCCAATCAAAGCACGTGTATCGACCAGCGTCCGTCCGTTGTCAAGGGACAGGTGATCAAGGCTGGAGATATCATTGCTGATTCTTCATCCACAGAGAACGGCCAGCTTGCGCTCGGACAAAATGTGGTGGTTGCCTTCCTTTCTTGGGAGGGCGGGAACTTTGAAGATGCGATCCTGCTTTCTGAACGACTTGTTCAGGAGGATCGCTTTACCTCAGTCCACATTGAAAAGCATGAGGTGGAAGCGCGTGACACGAAACTTGGTCCTGAGGAAATCACCCGTGATATTCCCAATGTGGGAGATGACGCGATCAAGGATCTGGATGAGAATGGCATCATTCGCATCGGTGCGGAAGTTGGGCCGAACGATATTCTTGTCGGCAAGATCACTCCGAAGGGTGAAAAAGAACTTACCCCGGAAGAACGCCTGTTGCGTGCCATCTTTGGCGAGAAATCCCGTGACGTTAAAGATACATCGCTGCGGATGCCTCACGGCGAGCGCGGCAAGGTTGTTGATGTAAAGGTATTTACCCGCGAGGATAACTCGGACCTTTCCGCCGGCGTCGACATGATGGTGCGCGTGTCTGTGGCTCAACGCCGCAAGATTACTGCAGGCGACAAGATGGCGGGACGTCATGGGAACAAGGGCGTCGTGTCCAAGGTGGTTCCCATTGAAGACATGCCGTTCCTTGAAGACGGTACGCCGGTTGACCTTATCTTAAATCCCCTTGGCGTGCCCGGCCGTATGAATATCGGTCAGGTGCTTGAAGTACATCTTGGCTGGGCGGCAAAACGAATGGGCTTCCGTGCGATTACGCCTGTGTTTGATGGTGCGACCGAAGAACAGATCGAAGCCGAACTCGCCCGCGCCTGGATCATGGATCAGGCCTGGAAGGAAGCGGCGGAACGTGCCTGGGAATGGATCAAGGAACAGGAATATGACGCCGAGGCCATTGAAGATGATGATGAAGTCCGACGGTTGTATCTTGAGCACTGGCTCGATAAACGCCGATACGATGTTTACAGCTTGAATGACCCCGAATATGCGCATCGCGCCACCGCCCGTGAATGGTTGCGCGAAAAAGGCCATAGCGACCCTGACGAAATCCTGCTTGAGGGACAGGACATGGCAAATCATGATCCTGAAAAGGATATTATGACCATCCATGCCTGCCTGCGTTTATGGATGGAGGTCAATGGACATACACGCCGTGTCGCCGAGGATAAGGTGTATGACACCGCCCAGGAATTGGCCAAGGAAAAGGGCATCCCCTTGCCAACCCTAGGAAAACAGCTTCTGCGCGATGGAAAAACCGGCATCCCCTATGATCAGCCTGTTACCGTTGGCGTGATGACCATCCTCAAGCTGCATCACCTGGTTGAGGATAAGGTCCATGCCCGTTCCACCGGTCCATACAGCCTCGTGACTCAACAGCCGCTCGGCGGCAAGGCACAGTTTGGCGGCCAGCGCTTTGGTGAAATGGAAGTGTGGGCGCTCGAAGCGTATGGCGCGGCGCACACTCTTCAGGAAATGCTCACCGTGAAATCGGATGATGTCCAGGGCCGCGTGAACACGTATGAAGCGATCGTGAAGGGGGAGCCGATTGAAGAGCCCAGCATTCCCGCATCGTTCCGCGTTCTTGTGAAGGAACTGCAATCCCTTGGGCTTGCAGTCGAAGCGATCAATGAAGGCGGTGACGTGGTCAAGTTCGGCAAGGATGAGGAGAAGACGCATCCGCCAAAACACGACACCGGCTTGTTGAGCCTGGGAGAAAGTTCAGGCAGAAAGAAGTAG